A region of Arabidopsis thaliana chromosome 5, partial sequence DNA encodes the following proteins:
- a CDS encoding hypothetical protein (DUF1216) (Protein of unknown function (DUF1216); LOCATED IN: endomembrane system; EXPRESSED IN: petal, male gametophyte, flower, cultured cell; EXPRESSED DURING: L mature pollen stage, M germinated pollen stage, 4 anthesis, petal differentiation and expansion stage; CONTAINS InterPro DOMAIN/s: Protein of unknown function DUF1216 (InterPro:IPR009605); BEST Arabidopsis thaliana protein match is: Protein of unknown function (DUF1216) (TAIR:AT3G28980.1); Has 120 Blast hits to 86 proteins in 18 species: Archae - 2; Bacteria - 5; Metazoa - 4; Fungi - 1; Plants - 88; Viruses - 0; Other Eukaryotes - 20 (source: NCBI BLink).), with amino-acid sequence MPRFQHFLCFTILVATITFFKVASAHVKIKPALPQIEDPLTVKDVESYTIKVVTTFLVELEKECPKTEKFKVFFEKLKAYSKYLCPVSKAKGYKSDMKAKAGSLFEAMSALISVKHRSKEGSVNKSLQREKMEAMNTINLLQSVGEKIAGGRSNKTETNGVAKLTVEQQKEMKDGILKWLQVITRIVKTNVEINLKSSSKSQTTQESKEEKSSTQTQIKRRSEREYAQITALPRGSRVTNKGNINGILKSARNSPKEIDDHGNKRRKPKKQYKFKEGDEPKQIIKKKFQN; translated from the exons ATGCCTAgatttcaacattttctctgttttaccATCCTTGTTGCAACCATAACCTTTTTCAAGGTAGCTTCAGCTCACGTGAAAATTAAACCTGCTTTACCGCAGATTGAAGATCCATTGACCGTAAAAGATGTCGAGTCTTATACCATAAAAGTTGTGACAACGTTCCTGGTTGAGCTTGAGAAGGAATGCcccaaaacagagaaatttaAGGTATTTTTCGAAAAACTTAAGGCGTATTCCAAGTACTTGTGCCCAGTCTCTAAAGCAAAAGGCTACAAATCTGACATGAAGGCCAAGGCCGGTAGCCTTTTCGAGGCAATGTCAGCCCTCATCTCCGTTAAACACAGATCTAAAGAAGGATCA GTGAATAAGAGTCTACAACGGGAAAAAATGGAAGCCATGAATACCATAAATTTACTGCAATCCGTTGGTGAAAAGATTGCGGGTGGGAGAAGTAACAAAACAGAGACTAATGGAGTCGCGAAACTAACTGTAGAACAAcagaaagaaatgaaagatgGAATCTTGAAATGGCTTCAAGTAATTACTCGAATCGTAAAGACAAACgtagaaataaatttaaaatcttcatcaaaatctcaaacgacacaagaaagcaaagaagaaaaatcttcaacacaaacacaaatcaaaagaagaagtgaaagaGAATATGCTCAAATCACAGCGTTACCGAGAGGTAGCCGCGTGACAAATAAAGGAAATATCAATGGTATCTTAAAAAGTGCTAGAAATTCTCCAAAGGAGATTGACGATCATgggaacaaaagaagaaaaccaaagaagcaatataaatttaaagaagGAG aCGAGCcgaaacaaataattaaaaaaaagtttcagaattaa
- a CDS encoding uncharacterized protein (unknown protein; FUNCTIONS IN: molecular_function unknown; INVOLVED IN: biological_process unknown; LOCATED IN: endomembrane system; EXPRESSED IN: 10 plant structures; EXPRESSED DURING: L mature pollen stage, M germinated pollen stage, 4 anthesis, C globular stage, petal differentiation and expansion stage; BEST Arabidopsis thaliana protein match is: unknown protein (TAIR:AT3G28750.1); Has 25 Blast hits to 25 proteins in 3 species: Archae - 0; Bacteria - 2; Metazoa - 0; Fungi - 0; Plants - 23; Viruses - 0; Other Eukaryotes - 0 (source: NCBI BLink).) gives MARISLLFSLAFVLALGSVFLSVSGHAPPVTPRKSACPKTVSELQTLPFTEITEILNRKERSAPKTPEFKAMFTMCKGYVTYLESLYKFENPIVDVLGIAKTRYTLMNKAILAAQASVGGKVNKKTSLKLKKSYADLTKGFLRIKETIVKISAKHDYQADAKITAHEAKKLNHAMISFKNSINAFMNVVNNLENKKMKKIGLHARALGENREKVRNAFKSFFKKFGGYLGGKTHRRELTEAKYNADSHVGADVKGFESIIDKFSDFFNGYLGGHRRELFYQVPAGEFADEKIAIHASLDAKAHGRKGIRRELYAQAPLFKNFFNVGFGGKAQYDAAGKMKVAGDDGFRSLNRAHVKHFASTEA, from the coding sequence ATGGCAAGGATCTCTCTGTTGTTCTCATTAGCCTTTGTTTTAGCCCTCGGCTCAGTGTTCCTTTCCGTTTCCGGTCACGCTCCTCCCGTGACACCGAGAAAATCAGCATGTCCAAAAACAGTATCCGAACTCCAGACCTTACCTTTTACCGAAATCACTGAGATCCTAAACCGAAAAGAGCGGTCTGCCCCGAAAACCCCTGAGTTCAAGGCAATGTTCACAATGTGCAAAGGCTACGTGACATACCTCGAGAGCCTCTACAAGTTTGAGAATCCCATTGTAGATGTTTTAGGAATTGCCAAGACCAGATACACCCTGATGAACAAGGCAATTCTTGCTGCGCAAGCTAGTGTTGGCGGTAAAGTCAATAAGAAAACTTCTTTGAAGCTAAAGAAAAGCTATGCTGATTTGACAAAAGGGTTTCTCCGAATTAAAGAAACTATTGTAAAGATATCAGCCAAACATGATTACCAGGCTGATGCAAAGATCACGGCTCACGAAGCGAAAAAGCTCAATCACGCTATGATAAGTTTCAAGAATTCGATCAATGCTTTCATGAATGTTGTTAACAATCTTGAgaataagaagatgaagaaaatagGTCTTCACGCAAGAGCACTTGGAGAAAACCGTGAGAAAGTAAGAAATgctttcaaaagttttttcaagAAGTTTGGTGGTTATCTAGGAGGTAAAACTCACCGAAGAGAACTAACTGAAGCTAAATACAACGCGGATTCTCACGTTGGTGCTGACGTAAAAGGATTTGAATCCATTATCGATAAGTTTTCTGACTTCTTTAATGGTTATCTTGGAGGTCACCGAAGAGAACTCTTTTACCAAGTACCAGCAGGCGAATTCGCCGATGAAAAAATTGCTATTCATGCTTCTTTGGACGCCAAAGCTCACGGAAGAAAAGGAATTCGAAGGGAACTATATGCTCAAGCTcctttatttaaaaatttcttcaaTGTTGGATTTGGAGGTAAAGCTCAATACGATGCCGCGGGAAAGATGAAAGTCGCCGGAGATGATGGATTCAGGTCACTGAACAGGGCACATGTTAAACATTTTGCTTCGACAGAAGCAtaa
- a CDS encoding 2-aminoethanethiol dioxygenase, putative (DUF1637), which yields MGTDTVMSGRVRKDLSKTNPNGNIPENRSNSRKKIQRRSKKTLICPVQKLFDTCKKVFADGKSGTVPSQENIEMLRAVLDEIKPEDVGVNPKMSYFRSTVTGRSPLVTYLHIYACHRFSICIFCLPPSGVIPLHNHPEMTVFSKLLFGTMHIKSYDWVPDSPQPSSDTRLAKVKVDSDFTAPCDTSILYPADGGNMHCFTAKTACAVLDVIGPPYSDPAGRHCTYYFDYPFSSFSGIVFETFSMICVRI from the exons atGGGAACTGATACAGTTATGTCTGGACGAGTAAGGAAAGATCTATCAAAAACGAATCCAAATGGGAATATTCCTGAGAATCGTTCTAATTCACGTAAGAAGATCCAACGACGGAgtaagaaaaccctaatctgtCCGGTTCAAAAACTATTCGATACTTGTAAGAAAGTTTTCGCTGATGGCAAATCTGGTACCGTCCCTTCTCAAGAAAACATTGAGATGCTTCGAGCCGTTTTGG ATGAAATCAAGCCTGAGGATGTTGGCGTAAATCCTAAGATGTCGTATTTTCGATCTACAGTGACCGGACGATCTCCGTTAGTGACGTATCTTCACATCTATGCATGTCATAGATTCTCG ATTTGCATTTTCTGTTTACCTCCATCTGGTGTTATCCCTCTTCACAATCACCCGGAGATGACTGTGTTTAGTAAGCTCTTGTTTGGTACAATGCATATCAAATCCTATGATTGGGTCCCTGATTCTCCCC AGCCGAGTTCAGATACTCGTTTGGCGAAAGTGAAAGTAGATTCGGACTTTACCGCACCTTGTGATACTTCTATACTGTACCCGGCTGATGGAGGGAATATGCATTGCTTCACCGCGAAAACGGCTTGCGCGGTTCTTGATGTTATTGGTCCTCCATACTCTGATCCCGCAGGACGTCATTGTACTTACTATTTCGATTATCCGTTCTCTAGTTTCTCGGGTATAGTTTTCGAAACTTTTTCTATGATTTGTGTTAGAATCTAG
- a CDS encoding 2-aminoethanethiol dioxygenase, putative (DUF1637) (Protein of unknown function (DUF1637); FUNCTIONS IN: cysteamine dioxygenase activity; INVOLVED IN: oxidation reduction; LOCATED IN: cellular_component unknown; EXPRESSED IN: 24 plant structures; EXPRESSED DURING: 15 growth stages; CONTAINS InterPro DOMAIN/s: Protein of unknown function DUF1637 (InterPro:IPR012864); BEST Arabidopsis thaliana protein match is: Protein of unknown function (DUF1637) (TAIR:AT5G15120.1); Has 361 Blast hits to 361 proteins in 93 species: Archae - 0; Bacteria - 0; Metazoa - 102; Fungi - 0; Plants - 224; Viruses - 0; Other Eukaryotes - 35 (source: NCBI BLink).), protein MGTDTVMSGRVRKDLSKTNPNGNIPENRSNSRKKIQRRSKKTLICPVQKLFDTCKKVFADGKSGTVPSQENIEMLRAVLDEIKPEDVGVNPKMSYFRSTVTGRSPLVTYLHIYACHRFSICIFCLPPSGVIPLHNHPEMTVFSKLLFGTMHIKSYDWVPDSPQPSSDTRLAKVKVDSDFTAPCDTSILYPADGGNMHCFTAKTACAVLDVIGPPYSDPAGRHCTYYFDYPFSSFSVDGVVVAEEEKEGYAWLKEREEKPEDLTVTALMYSGPTIKE, encoded by the exons atGGGAACTGATACAGTTATGTCTGGACGAGTAAGGAAAGATCTATCAAAAACGAATCCAAATGGGAATATTCCTGAGAATCGTTCTAATTCACGTAAGAAGATCCAACGACGGAgtaagaaaaccctaatctgtCCGGTTCAAAAACTATTCGATACTTGTAAGAAAGTTTTCGCTGATGGCAAATCTGGTACCGTCCCTTCTCAAGAAAACATTGAGATGCTTCGAGCCGTTTTGG ATGAAATCAAGCCTGAGGATGTTGGCGTAAATCCTAAGATGTCGTATTTTCGATCTACAGTGACCGGACGATCTCCGTTAGTGACGTATCTTCACATCTATGCATGTCATAGATTCTCG ATTTGCATTTTCTGTTTACCTCCATCTGGTGTTATCCCTCTTCACAATCACCCGGAGATGACTGTGTTTAGTAAGCTCTTGTTTGGTACAATGCATATCAAATCCTATGATTGGGTCCCTGATTCTCCCC AGCCGAGTTCAGATACTCGTTTGGCGAAAGTGAAAGTAGATTCGGACTTTACCGCACCTTGTGATACTTCTATACTGTACCCGGCTGATGGAGGGAATATGCATTGCTTCACCGCGAAAACGGCTTGCGCGGTTCTTGATGTTATTGGTCCTCCATACTCTGATCCCGCAGGACGTCATTGTACTTACTATTTCGATTATCCGTTCTCTAGTTTCTCGG TCGATGGAGTCGTGGTTGCcgaggaggagaaggaaggCTATGCATGGTTGAAGGAGAGGGAAGAGAAGCCAGAGGATTTAACGGTTACTGCATTGATGTATAGTGGACCAACCATCAAAGAATGA